The Rattus rattus isolate New Zealand chromosome 1, Rrattus_CSIRO_v1, whole genome shotgun sequence genome includes a region encoding these proteins:
- the LOC116890069 gene encoding vomeronasal type-1 receptor 4-like — MRMASGHFAMGIFLFSQITLGMLGNSSILFHYIFLMFTRKHLMPKDLILKHLTFANSLSIISRGIPRAMSDCGFKYFLDDIGCKLIVYICRITRGMSLYAMCLLSCFQAITINQSNSKCLTLKHRTTKYIGSCCSVSWLVQLFLNILTPTRVSGPIYNKNVTNMMSYGYCSWIASGNMATAVYMLLLCFSDAVCLGLMACSSVSMVSILYRHKRQVKHIHSAQHLIKHSPEDRATQTILILMCTFVLSYSFSSVVVIFTTYSKYPMLWGVSVLTFVEICFPIFCPFVIISNMNTSSSPFLPCFGKP, encoded by the coding sequence atgagAATGGCATCCGGACACTTTGCAATGggaatttttctcttctcccagatTACATTGGGAATGCTTGGCAATTCCTCAATATTATTTCATTACATCTTTTTGATGTTCACTAGAAAACACTTAATGCCCAAAGACCTGATTTTAAAGCACTTGACTTTTGCCAACTCTTTGTCTATCATCTCAAGAGGCATTCCACGGGCCATGTCAGATTGTGGATTTAAGTATTTTCTGGATGATATTGGATGTAAATTGATTGTGTATATATGCCGAATAACAAGGGGAATGTCCCTTTATGCAATGTGCCTACTCAGTTGCTTCCAGGCAATCACTATCAACCAGAGCAACTCCAAGTGTTTGACACTTAAGCACAGAACCACCAAGTACATTGGTTCCTGCTGCTCAGTCAGTTGGCTTGTGCAACTCTTTCTAAACATCTTGACTCCAACAAGAGTGTCAGGCCCCATTTACAACAAAAATGTAACTAACATGATGAGTTATGGATACTGCTCATGGATTGCTTCAGGCAATATGGCAACTGCAGTTTATATGTTATTACTGTGCTTCTCTGATGCTGTGTGTCTGGGTCTCATGGCCTGCTCAAGTGTCTCCATGGTTAGTATTCTCTACAGACATAAGAGACAAGTCAAACATATCCACAGTGCTCAGCACCTTATAAAACACTCTCCTGAGGACAGAGCCACACAAACTATCCTCATTCTAATGTGCACATTTGTCCTCTCTTACTCATTCTCCTCCGTAGTGGTCATCTTTACAACCTACTCCAAATATCCAATGCTATGGGGGGTAAGTGTACTTACATTTGTAGAAATATGTTTTCCCATATTTTGCCCCTTTGTTATCATCAGCAATATGAACACTAGTTCCAGTCCATTTTTACCCTGCTTTGGTAAGCCATAG